The Klebsiella sp. RHBSTW-00484 genome includes a window with the following:
- the gapA gene encoding glyceraldehyde-3-phosphate dehydrogenase, which produces MTIKVGINGFGRIGRIVFRAAQERSDIEIVAINDLLDADYMAYMLKYDSTHGRFNGTVEVKDGHLIVNGKKIRVTAERDPANLKWNEVGVDVVAEATGLFLTDETARKHITAGAKKVVLTGPSKDNTPMFVKGANFDKYEGQDIVSNASCTTNCLAPLAKVINDNFGIIEGLMTTVHATTATQKTVDGPSHKDWRGGRGAAQNIIPSSTGAAKAVGKVLPELNGKLTGMAFRVPTPNVSVVDLTVRLEKAASYEEIKKAIKAASEGAMKGVLGYTEDDVVSTDFNGEVCTSVFDAKAGIALNDNFVKLVSWYDNETGYSNKVLDLIAHISK; this is translated from the coding sequence ATGACTATCAAAGTAGGTATCAACGGTTTTGGCCGTATCGGTCGCATTGTTTTCCGTGCTGCTCAGGAACGTTCTGACATCGAGATCGTTGCAATCAACGACCTGTTAGACGCTGACTACATGGCATACATGCTGAAGTATGACTCCACTCACGGCCGTTTCAACGGTACCGTTGAAGTGAAAGACGGTCATCTGATCGTTAACGGTAAAAAAATCCGTGTTACCGCTGAGCGTGATCCGGCTAACCTGAAGTGGAACGAAGTAGGCGTTGACGTAGTTGCTGAAGCAACTGGTCTGTTCCTGACTGACGAGACTGCTCGTAAACACATCACTGCTGGCGCGAAAAAAGTCGTTCTGACTGGCCCGTCCAAAGACAACACTCCGATGTTTGTTAAAGGCGCTAACTTTGACAAATACGAAGGCCAGGACATCGTTTCTAACGCATCCTGCACCACCAACTGCCTGGCTCCGCTGGCTAAAGTTATCAACGACAACTTCGGTATCATCGAAGGTCTGATGACTACCGTTCACGCGACCACCGCAACTCAGAAAACCGTTGATGGCCCGTCTCACAAAGACTGGCGCGGCGGTCGTGGCGCAGCTCAGAACATCATCCCGTCCTCTACCGGTGCTGCTAAAGCTGTAGGTAAAGTACTGCCAGAACTGAATGGCAAACTGACCGGTATGGCGTTCCGCGTTCCGACTCCTAACGTATCTGTTGTTGACCTGACCGTTCGTCTGGAAAAAGCTGCTTCTTACGAAGAAATTAAGAAAGCAATCAAAGCTGCTTCCGAAGGCGCAATGAAAGGCGTTCTGGGCTACACCGAAGACGACGTTGTATCTACCGATTTCAACGGCGAAGTTTGCACTTCAGTATTCGATGCTAAAGCAGGTATCGCTCTGAACGACAACTTTGTGAAACTGGTTTCCTGGTACGACAACGAAACGGGTTACTCCAACAAGGTTCTGGATCTGATTGCTCACATCTCCAAATAA
- the yajD gene encoding HNH nuclease YajD: MAFIPKNYARLEVGYREKALKIFPWVCGRCSREFVYSNLRELTVHHIDHDHSNNPEDGSNWEMLCLYCHDHEHSKYTEADQYGSTVVAGEDAQKDIGEAKYNPFADLKAMMNKK, translated from the coding sequence ATGGCTTTTATCCCCAAAAACTACGCCCGTCTTGAAGTCGGTTATCGCGAAAAGGCGCTAAAGATTTTTCCCTGGGTCTGCGGACGCTGTTCGCGCGAATTTGTTTATTCGAACCTGCGTGAGTTGACGGTGCATCATATCGACCACGATCACTCCAATAACCCGGAAGATGGTAGCAACTGGGAGATGCTGTGCCTGTATTGCCACGACCATGAACATTCCAAATACACTGAAGCCGATCAGTATGGCTCCACGGTGGTGGCAGGCGAAGATGCTCAGAAAGACATCGGCGAAGCAAAATACAACCCATTTGCCGATCTGAAAGCAATGATGAATAAGAAGTAA
- the msrB gene encoding peptide-methionine (R)-S-oxide reductase MsrB, protein MSNKPSSDELKKDLSEMQFYVTQNHGTEPPFTGRLLHNKRDGVYHCLVCDAALFHSQTKYDSGCGWPSFYEPVSEEAIRYLTDYSHGMQRTEIRCGKCDAHLGHVFPDGPQPTGERFCVNSASLSFTNDENGEQIKG, encoded by the coding sequence ATGTCGAATAAACCCTCCTCGGACGAGCTCAAAAAAGATTTGAGCGAGATGCAGTTTTACGTGACGCAGAATCACGGTACTGAACCGCCGTTCACCGGGCGGCTACTCCACAACAAACGCGATGGCGTCTATCACTGCCTGGTGTGCGATGCAGCGCTGTTTCACTCGCAAACCAAGTATGATTCGGGCTGTGGTTGGCCGAGTTTTTATGAGCCAGTCAGTGAGGAAGCGATCCGTTATCTAACGGACTACTCCCACGGTATGCAGCGCACTGAAATTCGCTGCGGAAAATGCGATGCTCATCTTGGACATGTGTTCCCGGACGGTCCGCAACCCACCGGCGAGCGTTTTTGTGTTAATTCGGCGTCTTTAAGCTTCACCAATGATGAAAATGGTGAGCAAATTAAAGGTTGA
- a CDS encoding glycoside hydrolase family 18 protein has product MKLLPLLAALPLLCASVVSANSLMSVGYFNGGGDVTAGPGGDIDKLDVRQITHLNYSFGLVYNDEKDETNDALKDTSKLHQIWLSPKVQADLQKIPTLRKQNPNLKVLLSVGGWGARGFSGAAATKETRAVFIQSAQEIVEKYGLDGIDLDWEYPVNGAWGLVASQPADRDNFTALLKELRAAFGHNKLVTIAVGANAESPKSWVDVKAIAPSLDYINLMTYDMAYGTQYFNSNLYDSTQWPTVAAADKYSADFVVNNYLAAGLKPSQMNLGIGFYGRVPKRAVEPGIDWSKPDAQKNPATQPYFEAQQVELFKSLGFDLTKDTYVKYNDIVAKLINDPQKRFTQHWDDEAKVPWLSVQSADGKALFALSYENPRSVAIKAEYIKSKGLGGAMFWEYGADDQNQLAKQLAETLGIKH; this is encoded by the coding sequence ATGAAACTTTTGCCTTTGTTGGCAGCATTACCCCTGCTCTGCGCGAGCGTTGTTTCCGCTAACTCACTGATGTCCGTCGGCTACTTTAACGGCGGCGGTGACGTCACTGCCGGTCCTGGCGGCGATATCGATAAACTCGACGTGCGCCAGATTACCCATCTCAACTACTCGTTTGGTCTGGTCTATAACGACGAAAAAGACGAAACCAACGACGCTCTAAAAGACACCAGCAAGCTGCATCAAATCTGGCTATCACCGAAAGTGCAGGCTGATTTGCAGAAAATTCCCACATTGCGTAAGCAGAATCCGAATCTGAAAGTTCTGCTTTCCGTCGGTGGCTGGGGCGCGCGCGGCTTCTCTGGCGCAGCGGCAACGAAGGAGACCCGTGCAGTATTTATTCAGTCTGCGCAGGAGATTGTTGAAAAATATGGTCTTGATGGTATCGACCTCGACTGGGAATACCCGGTCAACGGCGCATGGGGGCTGGTCGCCAGCCAACCAGCCGATCGGGATAACTTTACTGCCCTGCTGAAAGAGCTACGGGCGGCCTTTGGGCATAACAAGCTGGTCACCATTGCCGTGGGCGCAAACGCGGAGAGTCCGAAAAGCTGGGTGGATGTGAAAGCGATTGCCCCGTCGCTTGATTACATCAACCTGATGACTTACGACATGGCGTACGGCACCCAGTACTTCAACTCCAACCTGTATGACTCGACGCAGTGGCCGACGGTGGCGGCGGCGGATAAATACAGCGCCGATTTTGTAGTCAATAACTATCTTGCCGCTGGTCTAAAACCGAGCCAGATGAACCTGGGAATTGGTTTCTATGGCCGGGTGCCTAAACGCGCCGTCGAGCCGGGCATCGACTGGAGCAAACCTGATGCACAGAAAAATCCGGCGACGCAGCCTTACTTCGAAGCACAGCAAGTTGAGCTGTTCAAGTCGTTAGGCTTTGATCTGACGAAAGATACCTATGTGAAATACAACGACATTGTGGCGAAGCTAATCAACGATCCGCAGAAGCGTTTTACTCAGCACTGGGATGATGAAGCGAAGGTGCCGTGGTTGTCGGTGCAGTCGGCTGACGGTAAAGCGCTGTTTGCCCTCTCCTACGAGAACCCACGCTCGGTGGCTATCAAAGCGGAGTACATCAAGAGCAAGGGCCTGGGAGGCGCGATGTTCTGGGAGTACGGCGCGGACGATCAAAACCAGTTAGCGAAACAGCTGGCAGAGACGTTAGGGATCAAGCACTGA
- a CDS encoding glycosyltransferase family 9 protein, with amino-acid sequence MMENTAVQVSPRKFKKIRELNRRRNYFVKKVRNVLRVHIAKAFWDNRKRHDVDLSSAKTVLMMRNEGAIGDVVVDSALVKCLHESGMTVDFLLTKSNSQVMRHNPHIRRIYEAENVDSADYLRKFKHNVPQPVIDELANNKYDIIIDPSLFDIPVHRMLLLRQIKAKSVLGFNKWASINHYTKSFDFDCENWHVSKTFALIADHLKLDKKHLESYDLHIPQDIYQQVREYLAGLDGRKVVINIFAGHQDRSLSQEQLASIIEKLRSDYPDINIVLLDHRNEIRIPLPEKVRVNPFKTLHHTMALIAQADLVISPDTSVVHMAAAWKKPLIAIYKDVRMNNRLWAPGYDNARQIIVQCGKVHQKQNLASLIMAEIDSDLLPLTPECEQVG; translated from the coding sequence ATGATGGAAAACACAGCGGTGCAGGTATCCCCCAGAAAGTTCAAAAAAATAAGAGAGCTGAACAGGCGCCGTAATTACTTTGTCAAGAAAGTACGCAATGTCTTGCGGGTTCATATCGCCAAAGCATTTTGGGATAATCGCAAACGCCATGATGTCGACTTGTCGTCGGCTAAAACGGTCCTGATGATGCGTAATGAAGGGGCGATAGGCGATGTGGTTGTGGATTCGGCGCTGGTTAAATGCCTCCATGAGTCGGGGATGACCGTTGATTTCCTGCTGACAAAGTCAAACAGTCAGGTTATGCGGCACAATCCGCACATCCGTCGCATCTATGAGGCTGAAAATGTCGATTCCGCGGATTACCTGCGTAAATTCAAACACAATGTTCCTCAACCTGTAATTGATGAGCTTGCGAATAATAAGTACGATATTATTATTGACCCCTCGCTATTTGATATCCCTGTACACAGAATGCTGCTGCTACGGCAAATAAAAGCTAAGTCAGTGCTGGGGTTTAATAAGTGGGCGTCGATTAACCACTACACCAAGTCCTTTGATTTTGACTGCGAAAACTGGCACGTCAGCAAGACATTTGCACTTATTGCCGATCACCTGAAGCTGGATAAAAAGCATCTGGAGTCCTATGACCTGCATATTCCGCAGGATATCTATCAGCAAGTTCGCGAGTATCTGGCTGGTTTGGATGGGCGTAAGGTGGTGATTAATATTTTTGCCGGGCATCAGGACCGCAGTTTGTCGCAGGAACAACTCGCGTCAATCATTGAAAAATTACGCTCAGATTACCCTGATATAAACATTGTCTTGCTCGATCATCGCAATGAGATCCGTATTCCTTTACCCGAAAAGGTGAGGGTGAATCCGTTTAAAACGCTGCACCATACTATGGCGCTGATCGCACAAGCTGATTTGGTTATCTCGCCGGATACTTCCGTCGTGCATATGGCGGCGGCATGGAAAAAACCGCTGATCGCCATCTATAAGGATGTGCGCATGAACAATCGGCTTTGGGCTCCGGGTTATGACAACGCGCGGCAGATCATTGTCCAGTGCGGTAAAGTGCATCAGAAGCAGAACCTCGCCAGCCTGATTATGGCTGAGATTGATTCTGACCTGCTGCCACTGACGCCGGAGTGTGAACAGGTTGGCTAA
- a CDS encoding YeaH/YhbH family protein, whose protein sequence is MTWFIDRRLNGKNKSAVNRQRFLRRYKAQIKQSISEAINKRSVTDIQSGESVSIPTDDINEPMFHQGRGGLRNRVHPGNDHFVQNDRIERPQGGGGGGGSGQGQASADGEGQDEFVFQISKDEYLDLLFEDLALPNLKKNQQRQLTEFKSHRAGYTANGVPANISVVRSLQNSLARRTAMTAGKRRQLHALEEDLDIISKSEPAQLLEEERLRKEIAELRAKIDRVPFIDTFDLRYKNYEKRPEPSSQAVMFCLMDVSGSMDQATKDMAKRFYILLYLFLSRTYKNVDVVYIRHHTQAKEVDEHEFFYSQETGGTIVSSALKLMDEVVKERYDPGQWNIYAAQASDGDNWADDSPLCHELLAKKILPVVRYYSYIEITRRAHQTLWREYEHLQSTFENFAMQHIRDPEDIYPVFRELFHKQTSKSDG, encoded by the coding sequence ATGACCTGGTTCATAGACCGACGCCTGAACGGGAAAAACAAAAGCGCAGTCAACAGGCAGCGCTTTCTGCGCCGTTATAAAGCGCAGATAAAACAGTCGATCTCCGAGGCCATCAATAAGCGCTCGGTGACTGATATTCAGAGCGGAGAGTCCGTCTCCATCCCAACGGACGATATTAACGAGCCGATGTTTCATCAGGGTCGCGGCGGGCTGCGCAATCGCGTGCACCCGGGTAACGATCACTTTGTACAAAACGACCGCATCGAACGTCCACAGGGCGGCGGTGGCGGTGGTGGCAGCGGTCAGGGACAAGCCAGCGCCGACGGCGAAGGACAAGATGAATTCGTCTTTCAGATTTCGAAAGATGAATATCTGGATCTGTTATTTGAAGATCTAGCCCTACCAAACCTGAAAAAAAATCAGCAACGGCAGCTGACGGAGTTTAAGAGCCACCGTGCAGGTTATACCGCCAATGGGGTACCGGCTAATATCAGCGTCGTTCGCTCGCTGCAAAACTCGCTGGCGCGGCGTACTGCAATGACAGCGGGTAAGCGTCGGCAACTGCACGCGCTGGAAGAAGATCTGGATATCATCAGCAAAAGCGAACCGGCACAGCTGCTGGAAGAGGAACGCCTGCGTAAAGAGATTGCCGAGCTGCGGGCGAAAATCGACCGCGTACCGTTTATCGACACTTTTGACCTGCGCTACAAAAACTATGAAAAGCGACCAGAGCCTTCAAGCCAGGCGGTGATGTTCTGCCTGATGGACGTCTCCGGATCGATGGATCAGGCAACCAAGGATATGGCCAAGCGTTTTTACATCCTGCTGTATCTGTTTCTCAGCCGGACCTATAAAAACGTGGATGTCGTTTATATACGCCACCATACGCAAGCTAAAGAGGTCGATGAACACGAATTCTTTTATTCGCAGGAAACCGGCGGCACAATTGTCTCCAGCGCCCTGAAATTGATGGATGAAGTGGTCAAAGAGCGTTACGACCCGGGGCAGTGGAATATCTACGCCGCACAAGCATCGGATGGTGATAACTGGGCTGATGACTCGCCGTTATGTCACGAATTGCTGGCGAAGAAAATTCTACCTGTGGTGCGTTACTACAGCTATATCGAGATAACCCGACGCGCGCATCAGACGCTGTGGCGCGAATATGAGCACCTGCAGTCAACGTTCGAGAACTTTGCAATGCAACATATCCGCGACCCGGAGGATATCTATCCGGTGTTCCGCGAACTGTTCCACAAACAGACGTCAAAATCCGACGGTTAG
- the yeaG gene encoding protein kinase YeaG translates to MNIFDHYRQRYEAAKDEEFTLQEFLTICRQDRSAYANAAERLLMAIGEPVMVDTALEPRLSRLFSNRVVARYPAFEEFYGMEDAIEQIVSYLKHAAQGLEEKKQILYLLGPVGGGKSSLAERLKSLMQRVPIYVLSANGERSPVNDHPLCLFNPQEDAQILEKEYGVPTRYLGTIMSPWAAKRLHDFGGDITKFRVVKVWPSILEQVAIAKTEPGDENNQDISALVGKVDIRKLEHYAQNDPDAYGYSGALCRANQGLMEFVEMFKAPIKVLHPLLTATQEGNYNGTEGISALPFNGIILAHSNESEWVTFRNNKNNEAFLDRVYIVKVPYCLRISEEIRIYEKLLNNSELTHAPCAPGTLETLSRFSILSRLKEPENSSIYSKMRVYDGESLKDTDPKAKSYQEYRDYAGVDEGMNGLSTRFAFKILSRVFNFDHAEVAANPVHLFYVLEQQIEREQFPQEQSERYLEFLKGYLIPKYAEFIGKEIQTAYLESYSEYGQNIFDRYVTYADFWIQDQEYRDPDTGQLFDRESLNAELEKIEKPAGISNPKDFRNEIVNFVLRARAHNSGRNPNWTSYEKLRTVIEKKMFSNTEELLPVISFNAKTSTDEQKKHDDFVDRMMEKGYTRKQVRLLCEWYLRVRKSS, encoded by the coding sequence ATGAATATATTCGATCACTATCGCCAGCGTTATGAAGCTGCCAAGGACGAAGAGTTCACACTGCAGGAGTTTCTTACCATCTGTCGGCAAGATCGCAGTGCTTATGCTAACGCAGCAGAAAGATTGCTGATGGCCATCGGTGAGCCGGTCATGGTCGATACGGCCCTGGAACCCAGGCTATCCCGTCTCTTTTCAAACCGGGTTGTCGCGCGCTATCCGGCGTTTGAAGAGTTTTACGGTATGGAAGATGCCATCGAGCAGATTGTTTCTTACTTAAAACACGCCGCCCAAGGGCTGGAAGAGAAGAAACAAATTCTGTATCTGCTGGGACCCGTGGGCGGCGGCAAATCATCGCTTGCCGAACGCCTGAAGTCCTTAATGCAGCGCGTCCCGATTTACGTTCTGAGCGCCAACGGGGAGCGCAGCCCGGTTAACGATCACCCGCTGTGCCTTTTTAATCCGCAGGAAGATGCGCAGATTCTTGAGAAAGAGTACGGCGTGCCTACCCGCTATCTGGGGACTATCATGTCGCCATGGGCGGCCAAACGTCTGCATGATTTCGGCGGCGATATCACTAAATTCCGCGTGGTCAAAGTCTGGCCATCCATACTGGAACAGGTTGCCATCGCCAAAACCGAGCCAGGTGACGAGAACAACCAGGATATCTCCGCGCTGGTGGGTAAAGTGGATATCCGTAAGCTGGAACACTACGCGCAGAATGACCCGGATGCCTACGGCTATTCCGGCGCCCTGTGCCGTGCCAACCAGGGGTTGATGGAGTTTGTGGAGATGTTCAAAGCGCCAATTAAAGTGCTACATCCGCTGCTGACCGCCACCCAGGAAGGGAACTATAACGGGACCGAAGGGATCTCAGCCCTGCCGTTCAACGGGATTATCCTTGCCCACTCCAACGAATCGGAATGGGTTACCTTCCGTAATAACAAAAACAATGAGGCCTTCCTCGACCGTGTGTATATCGTCAAGGTACCTTATTGCTTGCGCATCTCGGAAGAGATCCGTATCTACGAAAAACTGCTTAACAACAGTGAACTGACCCATGCGCCTTGCGCCCCAGGCACCCTGGAAACGCTATCGCGCTTCTCAATTCTGTCGCGCCTGAAAGAGCCGGAAAACTCGAGCATTTACTCGAAAATGCGCGTTTATGATGGCGAAAGCCTGAAAGATACCGACCCGAAAGCGAAATCCTACCAGGAGTATCGCGATTATGCCGGTGTCGATGAGGGGATGAACGGCCTGTCCACCCGCTTCGCCTTTAAGATCCTGTCGCGGGTATTCAACTTCGACCACGCAGAGGTCGCGGCTAACCCGGTACATCTGTTCTACGTCCTGGAACAGCAAATCGAGCGCGAACAGTTCCCGCAGGAGCAATCCGAGCGTTACCTGGAGTTCCTCAAAGGCTATCTGATTCCAAAATACGCCGAGTTTATCGGTAAAGAGATCCAGACTGCCTACCTTGAATCCTATTCTGAGTATGGGCAGAACATTTTTGACCGTTATGTCACCTACGCCGACTTCTGGATTCAGGATCAGGAGTATCGCGACCCGGATACCGGTCAGTTGTTTGACCGCGAGTCGCTAAATGCGGAACTGGAAAAAATCGAGAAGCCGGCCGGGATCAGTAATCCGAAAGACTTCCGTAACGAGATCGTCAACTTTGTGCTGCGCGCCAGAGCACATAACAGCGGGCGTAATCCAAACTGGACCAGCTACGAAAAACTGCGCACGGTTATTGAGAAGAAAATGTTCTCCAATACCGAAGAGCTGTTGCCGGTCATTTCCTTCAACGCGAAAACATCAACCGATGAGCAGAAGAAACACGATGATTTTGTCGACCGCATGATGGAGAAAGGTTATACCCGCAAGCAGGTTCGTCTGCTGTGCGAATGGTATCTGCGGGTCCGTAAATCATCCTGA
- a CDS encoding D-hexose-6-phosphate mutarotase, with protein MIDKIFALPIIEQLTPVLSRRQLDDLELIVVDHPQVKASFALQGAHLLSWKPVGEDEVLWLSGNTPFKNGVALRGGVPICWPWFGPAAQQGLPSHGFARNLPWMLKAHKEDDNGAVLTFELQSSDATRQYWPHEFTLLARFKLGKTCEIELEAHGEFETTSALHTYFNVGDIAAVKVSGLGDRYVDKVNNAEEGVLSDGVQTFPDRTDRVYLNADACSVIHDDALNRNIDVIHHHNSNVVGWNPGPALSVSMGDMPDDGYKTFVCVESCCAIEPQKASEEKPSRLAQTIRVVKR; from the coding sequence ATGATTGATAAAATTTTTGCTCTCCCGATTATCGAACAGCTTACCCCTGTCCTCTCCCGCCGTCAGCTTGATGACCTTGAGCTCATCGTCGTTGACCATCCGCAGGTTAAAGCCTCCTTTGCCCTCCAGGGCGCTCACCTGCTCTCCTGGAAACCTGTCGGAGAAGACGAAGTTCTGTGGCTCAGCGGTAACACACCGTTTAAAAATGGCGTTGCCCTGCGCGGCGGCGTACCGATTTGCTGGCCGTGGTTTGGCCCCGCGGCACAGCAAGGCCTGCCTTCACACGGCTTCGCGCGCAATCTGCCGTGGATGCTGAAAGCGCATAAAGAAGACGACAACGGCGCGGTGCTGACCTTTGAACTGCAAAGCAGCGATGCGACTCGCCAGTACTGGCCGCACGAGTTCACGCTATTAGCCCGTTTCAAACTGGGTAAAACCTGTGAGATTGAGCTGGAAGCACACGGCGAATTTGAAACCACTTCCGCCCTGCACACCTACTTCAACGTTGGTGATATCGCCGCGGTGAAAGTGAGCGGCCTTGGCGATCGTTACGTTGATAAAGTCAATAATGCCGAAGAGGGTGTATTAAGCGACGGCGTACAGACTTTCCCTGACCGTACCGACCGCGTTTATCTGAATGCAGATGCCTGCAGCGTGATTCATGACGACGCGTTGAACCGCAACATCGACGTTATCCATCACCATAACAGCAACGTGGTAGGCTGGAACCCAGGACCGGCGCTTTCTGTCAGCATGGGCGATATGCCTGACGATGGTTATAAAACCTTCGTTTGTGTAGAAAGCTGCTGCGCGATCGAACCACAGAAGGCCAGCGAAGAGAAACCTTCGCGCCTGGCGCAAACCATTCGCGTGGTGAAACGCTAA
- a CDS encoding MipA/OmpV family protein, translating to MTKIKLLALGVLIATSASIVHAEGKFTLGAGVGVVEHPYKQYDADVYPVPVINYESDNFWFRGLGGGYYLWNDTNDKLSATVYWSPMYFKPGDSDSQQMRRLDKRKSTVMAGLSYEHHTQYGFLRTALAGDTLDNSNGIVWDLAWLYRYTNGNLTLTPGIGVEWNSDNQNEYYYGVSKHESDRSGMRSYDPDSSWNPYLELSANYRFLGDWSVYGVARYTRLSDEITDSPMIDKSWSGLISTGITYSF from the coding sequence GTGACTAAAATCAAACTTCTGGCACTTGGTGTGTTGATTGCGACTTCAGCATCCATCGTACACGCTGAAGGGAAGTTCACTTTGGGTGCGGGTGTGGGTGTCGTCGAACATCCTTACAAGCAGTACGATGCTGATGTTTACCCGGTGCCCGTTATTAATTATGAGAGCGATAATTTCTGGTTTCGTGGTTTAGGTGGTGGTTACTACCTGTGGAATGATACCAACGATAAGCTCTCTGCGACCGTCTACTGGTCGCCGATGTACTTTAAGCCGGGTGATAGCGACAGCCAGCAAATGCGTCGCCTGGATAAACGTAAATCCACAGTGATGGCCGGGCTTTCCTACGAACATCATACACAGTACGGTTTCCTGCGTACCGCCCTGGCAGGCGATACGTTGGATAACAGTAACGGCATTGTGTGGGATCTGGCCTGGCTGTATCGCTATACCAACGGTAACCTGACGCTCACGCCGGGTATTGGTGTGGAGTGGAATAGCGACAATCAGAACGAGTACTACTATGGCGTTTCGAAGCATGAATCAGATCGCAGCGGTATGCGTAGCTACGATCCGGATAGCAGTTGGAACCCGTACCTGGAGCTGTCGGCAAACTATCGTTTCCTCGGCGACTGGAGCGTATACGGTGTTGCGCGCTATACCCGCCTGTCTGACGAAATCACCGATAGCCCGATGATCGATAAATCCTGGAGCGGTTTGATTTCTACCGGGATCACCTACTCCTTCTGA
- a CDS encoding aldo/keto reductase, giving the protein MAERTIRFGEHDAVPVIGQGTWYMGENQALHAQEVAALRAGIELGLAVIDTAEMYADGGAEEVVSEAIRGQRDRVVLVSKVYPWNAGGRKIASACEASLRRLNTDYLDLYLLHWRGDYSLQETVEGMEGLVVQGKIRRWGVSNLDYDDMQQLWQVDGGEQCATNQVLYHLASRGIEHDLLPWCQQQRLPVMAYCPLAQAGRLRNGLLNHTVVKNIAEARGITAAQVLLAWVISHQGVLAIPKAASIEHVEQNAAALEIVLSAEELALLDKAYPAPGRKTPLDMV; this is encoded by the coding sequence ATGGCAGAAAGGACAATACGTTTTGGTGAGCATGACGCCGTCCCGGTAATTGGTCAGGGTACCTGGTATATGGGCGAAAATCAGGCGCTGCATGCTCAGGAGGTCGCTGCACTACGTGCGGGCATCGAGCTGGGGCTGGCGGTTATCGACACGGCGGAAATGTATGCTGATGGCGGTGCGGAAGAGGTGGTGAGCGAAGCGATTCGCGGGCAGCGTGACCGCGTAGTGCTGGTCTCCAAAGTCTATCCCTGGAATGCTGGTGGGCGCAAAATAGCCAGCGCCTGCGAAGCCAGTCTGCGTCGCCTGAATACCGACTATCTTGATCTGTATTTGCTGCACTGGCGCGGTGATTATTCATTGCAGGAAACGGTTGAAGGCATGGAAGGGCTAGTGGTGCAGGGGAAAATTCGTCGCTGGGGCGTGTCGAATCTCGATTACGATGATATGCAGCAGCTTTGGCAGGTGGACGGCGGTGAGCAATGCGCGACCAATCAGGTGCTCTACCACTTGGCTTCCCGCGGTATCGAGCATGACCTGCTGCCGTGGTGCCAGCAGCAGCGGCTGCCGGTGATGGCCTACTGCCCGCTTGCTCAGGCCGGACGCCTGCGCAATGGACTTTTAAATCATACCGTTGTGAAAAATATCGCTGAAGCCCGAGGCATCACCGCCGCACAAGTGCTGCTGGCGTGGGTGATTAGCCATCAGGGTGTGCTGGCTATTCCAAAAGCAGCAAGCATCGAGCACGTAGAGCAAAACGCTGCGGCGCTGGAAATTGTGCTCAGTGCCGAGGAGCTGGCGCTTCTGGATAAAGCCTATCCGGCACCGGGAAGAAAAACGCCGTTGGATATGGTTTAA
- a CDS encoding YeaC family protein, translated as MEIEQIIDSMTPEVYQRLATAVELGKWPDGVVLTAEQKENSLQLVMLWQARHNVEAQHMTIDTNGQMVMKSKQQLKVEFGITPEPIATFKS; from the coding sequence ATGGAAATTGAACAAATTATCGATAGCATGACGCCGGAAGTTTATCAGCGTCTGGCGACGGCGGTGGAGTTGGGGAAATGGCCGGATGGCGTGGTGTTAACGGCGGAGCAGAAGGAGAACAGTCTGCAACTGGTTATGCTCTGGCAGGCCCGACACAACGTTGAAGCGCAGCATATGACTATCGACACCAACGGACAAATGGTGATGAAGAGCAAGCAGCAGCTAAAAGTTGAATTTGGCATCACTCCTGAGCCGATTGCGACGTTTAAATCCTGA